In Juglans regia cultivar Chandler chromosome 13, Walnut 2.0, whole genome shotgun sequence, the DNA window TAACAAATACAGTGCAAGAAATAGATGTGAagatatctctctctctctctctctctctctctctctctagtagAGAGTCTCTACTTTAATCCACAAATAATAGAGACCACTGTTCATGGATGGACGGTGGGGCCAATATACACCTCCACCAGTAGAAACAGATATTATCAAGCAGCTCAAGCAGAGATGCCTTAGCTCATGCAAGTGCTTATCTACTGAGAAGTTCCACCTAAGACCATTGAGCATTTATGCTGTTTCAAACTTTCAGAACAGAGAATAAAGCTTGTTGTAGAAGTCAGTTCCGATGCCAATTATGCTAGAGAACAATTTCTAGACTCCAAAATACCCCATGCATCAAGTGCACAGATTACAGAATCCTAATGCTTGGATATAGGAGATGTGATATCAAGGCGCCAAAAgtgctttctttttttgtttaaagcATCGGATTGGCTCAAACTTGACTGGAACCATCTGAATCTTGACGAACAATCGATAGCTTGCAAAGCATACCCACCAGAACAAGACTTCGTACCATCACAAGCTATTTCAAGCTGCGGTCAGAGCCATTGTGTAAGACATAGATACACTCTTGCAGACAAACTCTATCCCTCAGGAACGCTAGTGCTCATATCCAGGCTACGTGCAAATCCCAGGCACAGGCCATAAGAAACCTCAAAAGAAAGCAGCTCAACATGGAAATAGAAATACTGCAACATCGACTCTTGAACCAACGTTGGATCAAGAAAACATATTTCCCCCAATGCAAAACTGAATAAAACTACCTTGATCTACTGGACTGGGAGAATATTAATGCCAAACCATAGCTAAttaacaaatttcaaatttgccTAAGATTTCTTCAATTATGGTCCAAGAATCACAAATCAAGGATAGCTTAAAGATTAGATTTTAACCAAAAGAAACATTAAAGTTTCTCGGGGAATTTGAAATAGTATGATAGTATACTTTTCTTAAGCATAACATGGCAAACAATTGGCCAGCTAACAATTTGTACGATGATGTAGAAAAACAACCGTTGAATGCAGCAGGCAGAATTTGCAGTACTACCAACTAAAGGCAGAATTTGCAGCAACCGTTGAATTTGCAGGCAGAATTATTAGTTCACTAATAATTTCTTCAACTAATAGGAAAAGAATACAGCAAAATGCAGCCATAGTGAACAGACGCTATGAACAAAAATGTGGAccaaattcatcaaaatcctTGCCCTCTCAAATGACATGACAAAAAATAACGTAAGGattatgatcaataaaagaTTCAAAAAGAAGATAAGACAAATCAAAGATTAAAAGAACACATGAATAAGTTTGGGTCATAAACAAAACTCCCAAAAAGGGGGAACATAGCAGGCCCTCAAAATGTTTCTGTGTAAGTGGGAAACAATGACATATCAATGCCAAATAAACACAAGCATCCTATGATCCCATCCCAGCAAACTCAGTGAGTGAATGGTTATGCTCTATCATAAATGAAACccaactaaaaacaaaaaagttatgTACAAAATATTGCCCCAAGAATCCAGGAATTTGTCCAATCTCCCAAACATTTCCCAAAGAATGATATAATTTAGCCAGAGAAATGGCAAGGCTGTATCAGTAATGCATCAGTTAATTTTTTCGATTAGAACCACCATGAGAAGTCATGCAAACTGCAAGCCCAACTAACCTTTACAAGAACAGGCATCTTAACATGTTGACGATATTCAGCCACTTTCTCTTATGCAATTCCCAGGCAACAGAAATTTATACTTTTCTGCATTGTCGAAAAGATATGATGGAAGATGAACAGCTGAGAAGGAATGAGGAACAGGCCCCATTTTCCCTATGATATCTTTGAAGGTGTACTCCTCCGGAAGCATATCAAATAAATCAGCCCCCTTGCAGATTACTCTCTGGACTCTTTGAGGGTTCAAATAACGAGAGAACCTAACTCTATCATAATGGCTGTATGCTTTCATCTTAAATGTAAACTCACTGATCTGGCGGAAGCAAAAGCTACAATGCCAGCCTGCATCAGCCAAGATGTCATCCGTCTGGCGATAATGTGCATACCTTGTCTTACCCTTTTGATACTTGTGGACCGAGGCTCTCCAACTGTTATCATCCACATGGAACTCGAAAGAATAAAGATAGTTCTTCAGCTGAAGATGAAGGATAGGAGGTATGTCATCACACCACCTCAAGAGATTGATTGTGTGCCTGCTTGGGATCTCATCAACATCAGACATTATCAACaagtcatcatcatcaatacCCGCATTTTGGAGGAGCAGGTCCAATGCTACTCGCTGATATGCCTCCTCAACAAATGGGTTTTCTCCTCTCCTAAATCTCCCCCGAATTGTCCCATAAGTTAATCGGGATTCAGCAAATTTGAACTCATTTCGATGCCTGGCAAAAAACAAAGGCTTTCGCAATCCTGTGAATGTTGAATCTGACTCAAGGAGTACAAATTGTGTCACATAGGGATACAATTCTTTCCATCGTAGTTCGAGGATTTCCTTCTCATTGCTGTACAACACTGCATCAAAAACACGCCTTGGGAACTCACGGATTCCCCAACCATGAAGTTTGCACTGGTTCTCCATTGACACATTCTCATGATAATAATGTGGAAGTACATGAAAAGGTTTGGGTGGGGATTCCCATAGTGGCCGGAGGAAGTATGAGATCTTCTGCCCAtgcaaaaagatgaaaaatatgcatgtggGAACGAATGCAAAAAGAAAGAGCAAGGTTTTCACGTCCCAACCACGATGCAGAAGACAGCGAAGTCTTGACATGCTCAGCAGTCGGTTTGATTCCTGCAATATTACATAAGAgcatatttcaaaaacttaaaaagagaaattaagcACATAGATATACCAAAAAGAAGCATCTAATCTCCGAGTTAAGCGACAACCAATTCCATAggcttaaaaatattaaagagaacaaaaaaaagctACTTATTTGTTCATCACTTTACTCACTATAGATAAATTCATTCAAGTTCTAGTAAATTGTTGggtctaaaatttaaaatctccaAACCCTTTCCATCAAATCTACGTTGTCAAGATAACACGtgcagagaaaagaaaatagtaatCACCAACCCTACCGCTAAAATGTCCACAAGCATGGCAGAGAAGTACATCTAACCAGCAGAACCGAGAAATTCATGTTAAAACTCCGCTTGCCTTCTGAAAGACTGAGGGAAATAAAATACAACGTATTGAACTTGAAGAATGAGTCGACAAACCAATTTCCCGGACTCTAATTAAACGAAAGGGTTAacaaatactatataaactTTTAAGatccattttttaaattttcctcAGCAGCCAAACATAGCCAGAAAACAAAACCCGATCACgtaatttcaaaagaaaaaaggaaaaaaaacttaGCGGAACAAACAGATCAACGGTCTATGGTAAACGCAGTGgcataattagaaaaaaaaaaattgatgtagaaagagaaataaacCTGGCCACAAACATCACCGCAAATATCATCGGTTTTCTTGTTACAGTAGTGACCTCCAGTCTCACCCATCATCCaccacatttttcttttttctccgtCTCTTCCTCTCTATGTCACAAACCCTGACCTTTCAGATACCTACGCAACTAATAAAGCGGATCGAACTTAACTTTCCAAAATAGGACCAAAAATGCCCGTCCCACACAGCCCCACTATGCCCACAAAGCCGCCCCGATTCAGCTCAGTTCTTCGATCTTCCCTTTAGTACAGACAAAATGAAACTCTCCGCCTCTCTCTTTCCAGTTTTCACAGATCACCAAGATATTTCCGAGAAAACAGAAAGATGAACACCCAAATACCGATTATTCGAACAGAAAATAATGCAGTTTTGAAAGGAATAACAACGAATGAGTAGCGCTTCTGAGATTATAgataaaaacaaagcaaaatcgAGAGAAAAGCTGTATCTGTGAGTCGCTCTGGAGAGGCAAAGGTGTGTCAATACAAAACAACACAACCGTGTGATTTGCCTTCGACTTCTTTcgtaatttttttccttttattttttatttataaaaggaaataaattgggtatttttttctcttccagtAAACCTAAACATGTATTTTTACCAAAAAGACCGTGCGCTGCGTATATTTGTTAGCGTCAGAATAAGGGTGTTAACGTTATTTAAGAGGGCCCCACGCGTTGATTGACCGACCTGCTCGAATCAACACAGGATGCTGTCCTTTTCCTGTTGCTGTGTCGTGTCTTTGTGTGTACACGCGGCATTCCCCAGTGCTCTTCCTCGATGAATAATCTTAGCTCTTAAGTTCCtgatcaaaagttttttttttatgtatcgTCGGCGTTGatcttttgcttctttttttttttttttagctcgtattaaataatagataaaatttataaaatctaaataaatagagataCAGTTCGGAATACAAAGTTAaaacttacatatataattacctaactctaaaaacaaaaacaaaaattaaagagagattAATTCAAATTTCGTATCGGTAGAAATTAGACcctaattcattttatatccaaattaaaattatacaattaagaATACATTACATCctatttagatataaaaatattttcaactaatcttatattatcttatctcatcattataatttttttaaatttttatataaaatataataaataattcaacttatttaaattttaaaataataataatattaaaagttaatattttaataatattttatttaatttatctaaaatcatctcatctcatctcattatttagacaacttaaaatgatatcaacagtaataaaatgtttaatttattgAGACCGGATGctaacataaatattttattattgtgtctaatatttacaattaaattcgaataaacaatataattaaagaaagaTATATTTTGACAAGTGGCAGGAATATGTGAAGTGTACAATGTTTTCCAGGCCGTATACAACACTTCCAAGGCGGAACGGGTGTCCCTAGGTGGACTTcattataatctaatattatattattatatgtttcaGAAATAAGCATTAAGACCCAATAAAATTAggaattagaaatatgttaaatgattaaatattataatgggaTTGTCTTCAGAAAAATCAActtgcaaattaaaatataaaaaaaaaaaagtgatatattatatggaaGTTAATTATTAGGAAAAGGATATGGCAATACTTTTATGTGGTTAGGTGGAAATAGATATTTATTAAGGATGGAGTTGTAAACAGCATGTGGGTCCTACCACGAGACTATGTTGGGGTCACTTCGGCGACTGTTCATTGATTAATAAAGGTAATAAAGGGCGGTTGAGAAGCCCCAGCTAGGGTACGATTACCCAATCATAGCACATTGgactaatcattttaatttgtatgtatattatttattaatatttccaTTCTCCAATCAAatcaattgggatttttttttttttaataaaagcttAATATATTTGGAGTTCAGAAATGATACGCTCACAGCCGGTTGATaactttttttacaatt includes these proteins:
- the LOC108989740 gene encoding uncharacterized protein LOC108989740, which produces MWWMMGETGGHYCNKKTDDICGDVCGQESNRLLSMSRLRCLLHRGWDVKTLLFLFAFVPTCIFFIFLHGQKISYFLRPLWESPPKPFHVLPHYYHENVSMENQCKLHGWGIREFPRRVFDAVLYSNEKEILELRWKELYPYVTQFVLLESDSTFTGLRKPLFFARHRNEFKFAESRLTYGTIRGRFRRGENPFVEEAYQRVALDLLLQNAGIDDDDLLIMSDVDEIPSRHTINLLRWCDDIPPILHLQLKNYLYSFEFHVDDNSWRASVHKYQKGKTRYAHYRQTDDILADAGWHCSFCFRQISEFTFKMKAYSHYDRVRFSRYLNPQRVQRVICKGADLFDMLPEEYTFKDIIGKMGPVPHSFSAVHLPSYLFDNAEKYKFLLPGNCIRESG